One window of Nitrospirota bacterium genomic DNA carries:
- a CDS encoding response regulator: MAKLLLADDSITIQKVVELVLSDEGFEIKASNNGEDALAQVSSFLPDIILADIEMPKMNGYQLCEKIKSSPATKNIPVILLAGAFEPLDEELAKKVGADDFLIKPFESEDLIKKVNASLMVSKAEVGMQAPAMEAVEVSEDLWGLEEAPSVEEEVVEVVEAVEPALEVEAVSEEEAMLEEAMLEEAVMPEEALIEEALIEEALLEEVSALPVKEAISPPEKPVFEIPKVEIPKAVEFPSKDALLDIFRKTADERISEFLKGLDLKNVLSLSIQAGIKETIEKVLWETVPELSEKLFKEALTSSIESLTKEVEKVIWETVPELAETIIKKEIEKIKSEI; the protein is encoded by the coding sequence ATGGCAAAACTCTTACTTGCAGACGATAGCATTACCATTCAAAAGGTGGTTGAGCTTGTCCTTTCAGACGAGGGCTTTGAGATAAAGGCATCTAATAACGGAGAGGATGCCTTAGCTCAGGTTTCTTCTTTCCTGCCTGACATAATTCTTGCAGATATAGAGATGCCAAAGATGAATGGATACCAGCTCTGCGAGAAGATAAAATCCAGCCCTGCAACAAAGAACATCCCTGTGATTCTTCTTGCAGGCGCATTTGAGCCTCTGGATGAGGAGCTTGCAAAGAAGGTTGGTGCAGACGACTTCCTGATAAAGCCATTCGAATCCGAAGACCTGATAAAAAAAGTGAATGCCTCGTTGATGGTTTCAAAGGCTGAGGTCGGGATGCAAGCACCTGCTATGGAGGCAGTAGAAGTCTCAGAGGACCTCTGGGGACTGGAAGAAGCCCCTTCTGTTGAGGAGGAGGTAGTGGAAGTGGTGGAGGCAGTAGAGCCTGCCTTAGAGGTCGAGGCTGTCTCAGAAGAAGAGGCAATGCTCGAAGAGGCAATGCTTGAAGAGGCTGTCATGCCCGAGGAGGCACTCATAGAGGAGGCACTTATAGAGGAGGCACTTTTGGAAGAGGTCTCTGCTTTGCCAGTAAAAGAGGCTATTTCGCCCCCTGAAAAACCCGTGTTTGAAATCCCAAAAGTGGAAATACCAAAGGCAGTAGAGTTTCCCTCTAAAGATGCCCTGTTAGACATCTTTAGAAAAACTGCTGATGAAAGGATTTCGGAATTCCTCAAAGGTCTTGACTTAAAAAATGTGCTGTCCTTGAGCATTCAGGCAGGTATAAAAGAGACCATCGAAAAAGTCCTCTGGGAAACTGTGCCTGAGCTTTCGGAAAAACTCTTCAAAGAGGCACTAACCAGCTCGATAGAGTCCCTTACAAAAGAAGTGGAAAAGGTTATCTGGGAGACCGTGCCTGAGCTTGCAGAGACAATAATCAAAAAGGAAATCGAAAAAATAAAATCCGAGATTTAA